One genomic region from Saprospiraceae bacterium encodes:
- a CDS encoding tyrosine--tRNA ligase — MDFLETLRWRGLVHDLTPELEEALRQGMMTGYIGFDPTAPSLTIGNYVQVMLLKFFQLAGHKPIVLMGGATGRIGDPSGKDKERELKTEAELDRNLSFQQQQFLKYLEFDQGENKAIFENNYDFYKEMNVLEFLRKVGKHLTVNYMLSKDSVQKRLETGISFTEFSYQLLQGYDYYCLYQKYGCSLQMGGSDQWGNITAGTEYIRRNTDHAQVHALTSPLLTKSDGKKFGKSEDGNIWLDPNLTSPYKFYQFWINADDQDVPKFLRTFSLKSQEEILNLETELASNPQQVKKVLAEEMTRRIHSDEAFEAAMQVSELLFNPKVNIDFLKSLTTDQFDTISGELPSFSISKSVLEGAVIVDVLAEHVSICASKSEAKKAIQNQAISINKSKIVQPDHQISNADFIHDRWLLLENGKKNKYLIEVH, encoded by the coding sequence ATGGATTTTCTGGAGACGCTGCGATGGAGAGGTTTGGTTCATGATCTTACTCCTGAACTGGAAGAGGCCTTGCGTCAAGGTATGATGACAGGGTACATTGGTTTTGACCCCACTGCTCCTTCTTTGACTATAGGCAATTATGTCCAGGTGATGTTGCTTAAATTCTTTCAATTGGCAGGTCATAAACCGATTGTATTGATGGGCGGGGCGACTGGGCGGATAGGCGACCCGTCTGGTAAAGACAAAGAACGGGAATTAAAAACCGAAGCAGAATTAGACCGCAATCTCAGTTTTCAACAGCAGCAATTTTTGAAGTACCTCGAATTTGATCAGGGCGAAAACAAAGCAATCTTTGAGAACAATTATGATTTCTACAAAGAAATGAATGTGCTTGAATTTTTGAGAAAAGTAGGAAAACATCTTACCGTCAACTACATGCTGTCGAAAGATTCAGTTCAAAAAAGGCTGGAAACGGGTATTTCATTTACAGAGTTTAGTTACCAGCTATTGCAAGGGTATGACTATTACTGTCTATATCAAAAATATGGATGTAGCCTCCAAATGGGAGGCTCAGATCAATGGGGCAATATCACTGCCGGTACCGAATACATCAGACGAAATACTGACCATGCCCAGGTACATGCCCTCACCTCTCCGCTTTTGACCAAATCAGATGGCAAAAAATTTGGCAAATCAGAGGATGGCAATATCTGGCTGGACCCCAACCTTACCAGCCCCTATAAGTTTTATCAGTTCTGGATCAATGCTGATGACCAGGATGTGCCTAAGTTTTTACGCACCTTTTCACTCAAATCTCAGGAAGAAATCCTAAACCTTGAGACAGAACTTGCTTCCAATCCACAACAGGTAAAAAAAGTCCTTGCAGAGGAGATGACCCGGAGGATCCACTCTGATGAGGCATTTGAAGCAGCTATGCAGGTCAGTGAATTATTATTTAATCCCAAAGTAAATATTGATTTTCTTAAAAGTCTGACTACGGACCAGTTTGATACGATTAGCGGCGAACTTCCATCGTTTAGCATAAGTAAATCTGTACTCGAAGGCGCTGTCATCGTAGATGTACTGGCCGAACATGTTTCTATTTGTGCTTCCAAATCAGAAGCCAAAAAAGCCATACAAAACCAGGCCATCAGCATCAATAAATCTAAAATAGTTCAGCCTGATCACCAGATCAGTAATGCAGATTTTATACATGACAGATGGTTATTATTGGAAAACGGCAAGAAAAACAAGTATTTGATAGAGGTGCATTAG
- a CDS encoding YggS family pyridoxal phosphate-dependent enzyme, giving the protein MLFPDLYLPIKQYCEAHQAELIVVSKLRNIEEVLAVYQQGQRKFAENRVQDLLIKQAQMPEDVQWHLIGTLQTNKVKYVAPFIQLIHSVDDLGLWKEIDRQAKKFHRKIPCLLQIKIAREETKSGFEWSDLNNILGKDDWQAFEAAPIHGVMGMATFTDDQNQVRTEFALLKTYFDTLKSKYFNLNPDFKIISMGMSGDYTIAIEEGANMVRIGSLIFEH; this is encoded by the coding sequence ATTTTATTTCCCGACTTGTATCTACCTATCAAACAATACTGTGAAGCTCACCAGGCCGAATTAATCGTGGTATCTAAGCTTCGAAACATAGAGGAAGTATTGGCCGTCTACCAACAAGGTCAGCGAAAGTTTGCAGAGAACAGGGTTCAGGATCTTTTGATCAAGCAGGCTCAAATGCCTGAGGATGTCCAATGGCATCTTATTGGGACCCTACAAACCAACAAAGTAAAATATGTAGCCCCTTTTATTCAATTGATTCATTCTGTTGATGACTTGGGGTTATGGAAGGAGATTGATCGCCAAGCCAAAAAATTTCATCGGAAGATACCCTGTTTGCTCCAAATTAAAATCGCCCGGGAAGAGACCAAGAGTGGATTTGAATGGTCTGATTTAAATAATATACTTGGCAAAGATGATTGGCAGGCTTTTGAGGCTGCCCCAATTCATGGGGTGATGGGAATGGCTACTTTCACCGACGACCAAAATCAGGTACGCACAGAATTTGCATTACTCAAAACCTATTTTGACACTTTAAAAAGCAAATATTTTAACCTAAATCCTGATTTTAAAATAATATCCATGGGGATGTCCGGCGATTATACGATCGCGATCGAGGAAGGGGCTAACATGGTTAGGATCGGCAGTCTGATCTTTGAGCACTAA
- a CDS encoding TIM barrel protein: MEGKSRRQALKKLGTGASLFAINPLNIKANDMEKRKLKSNINHSVCRWCYSKIGLEDLCIAAKKIGLKSIELVGPGEWSILKKHGLHCAMPNGGEIGLDKGFNHEQYHEQLFKKYSEIIPKVAEAGYDKIICFSGNRAGISEEEGLEVSAKGLKPLMPIAEKYKVTMVMELLNSKVNHKDYQCDHTSWGVELCKMVGSDRFKLLYDIYHMQIMEGDVIATIKANHEYIAHYHTGGVPGRHEIDTTQELYYPAIMQAILDTGYKGYVAQEFIPAKPDALASLEQGVRICDV; encoded by the coding sequence ATGGAAGGTAAATCTCGCCGGCAGGCACTTAAAAAACTGGGTACCGGGGCATCGCTTTTTGCTATCAACCCACTTAATATTAAAGCGAACGACATGGAAAAACGCAAGCTTAAAAGCAATATCAATCACTCCGTCTGCAGATGGTGTTATAGCAAAATCGGATTGGAAGATCTCTGTATCGCCGCCAAAAAAATAGGGTTAAAATCGATTGAACTGGTAGGACCCGGCGAATGGAGTATCCTTAAGAAGCATGGCCTGCACTGTGCGATGCCCAATGGTGGGGAGATCGGTCTCGACAAAGGGTTTAATCACGAACAATATCACGAACAATTATTTAAAAAATACAGCGAAATCATCCCTAAAGTAGCAGAAGCAGGATATGATAAAATCATTTGTTTTTCAGGAAATCGTGCAGGTATCTCGGAAGAGGAGGGATTAGAAGTATCTGCCAAAGGATTAAAACCACTCATGCCCATTGCTGAAAAATATAAAGTGACGATGGTTATGGAGCTACTCAACAGCAAAGTCAATCATAAAGACTATCAATGTGATCATACCAGCTGGGGGGTAGAGCTATGCAAAATGGTCGGTTCTGATCGCTTTAAACTACTCTATGATATCTACCATATGCAGATCATGGAAGGAGATGTGATTGCCACGATCAAAGCAAATCATGAGTATATCGCACATTACCATACCGGTGGAGTACCTGGAAGACATGAGATAGATACTACCCAAGAATTGTATTATCCTGCCATCATGCAGGCCATCCTGGATACTGGATACAAAGGATACGTGGCTCAAGAGTTCATACCTGCCAAGCCCGATGCATTGGCTAGCCTGGAGCAGGGCGTGAGAATCTGTGATGTTTAA
- a CDS encoding VCBS repeat-containing protein, protein MPLHHRFLIGLILVGITYACKTHEKPYIAPKDSNLDSIATVQKFCSTCHMVPGFELADKKTWTQQILPNMGCRLGINTIDYDPVQSMDMMDQLLVMQAKVYPDRPLISEGDWHKIKDYINAHAPDSLIVDSMPTLPMSLFSVIPLGKLAGTPKITLLHFDPDQRSFKVGQESGKILTFNTGWSLIDSLDIGSTPLDYVLDQAQNEYILSVGRMYPSEQKLGTLLKVRGHRVDTLLQDLHRPVQAQYLDLNGDQNKEVIISEFGYETGALSWYDLHEPKPNRKPNLLSSMPGAVKTLVQDMDGDGVSDLVALMAQGDEHVSIYKMKPGGIDQELKVLRFPPIHGVCDIDLVDFNQDGLMDIVISNGDNADYSPISKPYHGITIYLNHGNLEFRKSLFLPYPGVLHTIVKDFDQDGDLDFVGVSFFPGDRKTSVAPFVYFEQKDGKFEAHSFEETYFGKWMTIISGDFDSDGDEDLLMGSFLLNNFLVKGGPAQWKDYSLILLKNNVK, encoded by the coding sequence ATGCCCCTCCACCATAGATTTTTGATTGGTTTGATTTTGGTCGGCATTACCTATGCTTGCAAGACCCATGAAAAGCCATATATCGCTCCAAAAGATTCCAACCTGGATAGCATAGCTACCGTCCAAAAATTCTGCAGTACTTGCCATATGGTACCTGGCTTTGAACTCGCCGATAAGAAGACCTGGACTCAGCAAATACTGCCCAATATGGGCTGCAGGTTAGGCATAAACACCATTGATTACGATCCGGTACAGAGCATGGATATGATGGATCAGCTCCTGGTGATGCAAGCCAAAGTATACCCTGACAGACCTCTGATATCAGAAGGTGATTGGCACAAGATCAAAGACTATATCAATGCTCATGCTCCTGATTCACTGATAGTTGACTCTATGCCTACGCTGCCGATGAGCTTGTTTAGCGTGATCCCCCTGGGCAAACTGGCCGGCACGCCAAAAATCACGCTGCTGCATTTTGATCCTGATCAACGAAGCTTTAAGGTCGGTCAGGAATCCGGTAAAATATTGACTTTTAATACTGGATGGAGCCTGATAGATTCGTTGGATATCGGATCCACTCCCTTAGATTATGTGCTTGACCAGGCTCAAAATGAATATATCCTTTCTGTAGGGCGTATGTATCCTTCAGAGCAAAAACTGGGCACTTTGCTCAAGGTACGCGGGCACAGGGTAGATACGCTGTTGCAAGATCTACATCGTCCGGTCCAAGCCCAATACCTGGATCTGAATGGAGATCAGAACAAAGAGGTTATCATCAGTGAATTTGGCTACGAGACTGGTGCCTTGAGCTGGTATGATCTTCATGAACCCAAACCAAACCGCAAGCCCAATCTGCTTAGCTCAATGCCGGGAGCTGTAAAAACGTTAGTCCAGGATATGGATGGCGATGGTGTATCAGACCTGGTGGCCTTGATGGCCCAGGGAGATGAACATGTATCTATTTATAAAATGAAGCCCGGAGGGATTGATCAAGAACTTAAAGTGCTGAGATTTCCACCGATTCATGGAGTATGTGATATAGACCTGGTAGATTTTAACCAGGATGGACTTATGGACATCGTTATTTCCAATGGTGACAATGCAGATTATTCTCCTATCAGCAAGCCTTATCATGGCATCACAATCTATTTAAATCATGGCAATTTGGAGTTTCGAAAATCCTTGTTTTTACCTTACCCCGGGGTACTCCATACCATAGTGAAGGATTTTGATCAGGATGGTGACCTGGATTTTGTGGGGGTGTCCTTTTTTCCAGGAGATCGAAAAACATCGGTTGCTCCTTTTGTCTATTTTGAACAAAAGGATGGCAAATTTGAAGCGCACAGTTTTGAGGAAACTTATTTTGGCAAGTGGATGACTATCATATCGGGTGACTTCGATTCGGATGGAGATGAAGACCTATTGATGGGGTCTTTTTTATTAAACAATTTTCTTGTAAAAGGCGGACCTGCACAATGGAAAGATTACAGCCTGATCTTGCTTAAAAACAATGTGAAATAA
- a CDS encoding ABC transporter permease — protein MNSWHIAQRLMNYEKGSFVRFILRLAYASTALSVAVMIVAIAVISGFNKEISNKIFGFWGHIQVNSIHSSQLNLSDPIEFDTAFTKVLDTLTGVQHYQVFAFMPAVVTAGDELDGLILKGVGKDFDWAFFKKFLVSGHIPDFHDSTSRYIIFSKSLASRLKLSAGERCKLNFVIDEQVITRTFTIAGIYSTGLEEYDQKLALADISELQSLAGWTPTQIGGYELFVSDLKNVDQIADNIYENYLGEELYVETIRQKFPSIFDWLNLQGTNQYVIQILMLVVAMINLVTVLLILILERTRMIGTLKALGMKNGPLKKIFLMHGFQILSRGLIWGNIIGILVCLVQQFGKIIKLNEADYYLSVAPIHLNLWSVVFLNLGTILMTLLILWIPTGVITRISPLKAIGYR, from the coding sequence ATGAATAGTTGGCATATCGCACAAAGGTTGATGAATTACGAAAAGGGGAGTTTTGTGCGATTTATCTTAAGATTGGCCTATGCCAGCACAGCCTTATCTGTCGCCGTGATGATCGTTGCTATAGCGGTTATATCAGGATTTAATAAAGAGATTTCCAATAAAATATTTGGATTTTGGGGACATATCCAGGTCAATAGTATACATAGCTCTCAACTTAACTTGAGTGATCCTATTGAATTTGATACAGCATTTACCAAGGTCCTCGATACGCTCACCGGTGTGCAACATTACCAGGTATTCGCTTTTATGCCAGCGGTGGTCACTGCTGGAGATGAATTGGATGGATTGATCTTAAAAGGTGTAGGTAAGGACTTTGACTGGGCTTTTTTTAAGAAATTTTTGGTATCAGGGCATATTCCAGACTTCCATGACAGTACTTCGCGATATATTATTTTTTCCAAGAGTCTTGCTTCCAGGTTAAAGTTGTCTGCTGGTGAGCGTTGTAAACTCAATTTTGTGATTGATGAACAAGTGATCACCAGGACTTTTACCATTGCTGGTATTTATAGTACTGGGTTGGAAGAGTATGATCAAAAATTGGCGTTAGCAGATATCAGTGAACTCCAGTCACTTGCCGGTTGGACTCCGACACAGATAGGCGGTTATGAATTATTTGTGAGCGATTTGAAAAATGTGGACCAGATCGCGGATAATATTTATGAGAATTACCTCGGTGAGGAATTATATGTAGAAACCATTCGCCAAAAATTTCCCAGCATTTTTGATTGGCTTAACCTGCAGGGGACCAACCAATATGTCATACAGATACTCATGCTGGTAGTAGCTATGATTAATCTGGTGACCGTCCTCCTCATTCTTATACTTGAACGAACACGCATGATAGGCACCTTAAAGGCGCTTGGCATGAAAAACGGACCTTTAAAAAAGATATTTTTGATGCACGGCTTTCAGATACTTTCAAGAGGATTGATTTGGGGCAATATCATTGGCATACTGGTGTGCCTGGTCCAACAATTTGGTAAGATCATAAAACTCAATGAGGCCGATTATTATTTGAGTGTAGCCCCCATCCATTTAAATCTCTGGAGTGTCGTTTTTCTCAATCTAGGTACTATCCTAATGACACTATTGATCTTATGGATCCCCACAGGCGTCATCACCCGTATATCACCCTTAAAGGCCATAGGTTATAGATAG
- a CDS encoding MarC family protein: MGAWTLDAWITVSFTLFAVIDVIGSIPLLIGLKQSQGGINELKATLISGLLMILFLVVGENLLNIMGVDVRSFAVAGSIVIFILGLELVLGIEFFKADTSASGSTVVPIAFPMIAGSGTLTTIISLKATYSSAVIFTSILVNLGIVYIVLLSLGRIAKILGPAGLLGIRKFFGVILLAIAVKIFTSHIGSLFPS, encoded by the coding sequence ATGGGAGCCTGGACTTTAGATGCATGGATTACTGTAAGTTTTACACTTTTTGCTGTGATAGATGTTATCGGTTCCATTCCTTTATTGATAGGGCTTAAGCAAAGCCAGGGAGGTATAAATGAACTCAAAGCAACTTTGATTTCAGGACTACTGATGATCCTGTTTTTGGTCGTTGGTGAAAACCTGCTCAATATAATGGGGGTCGATGTTCGTTCGTTTGCGGTAGCTGGCTCCATCGTCATCTTTATCCTGGGTCTGGAGCTGGTACTGGGGATAGAATTTTTTAAAGCTGACACCTCTGCCTCTGGCAGTACTGTGGTGCCGATAGCTTTTCCAATGATAGCAGGTTCAGGTACTTTGACGACGATCATTTCTTTAAAGGCTACTTATAGCAGTGCCGTTATTTTTACTTCAATTTTGGTCAATCTGGGTATTGTATATATAGTTTTACTTTCATTGGGACGGATAGCCAAAATTTTAGGCCCGGCCGGCCTACTCGGCATCAGAAAGTTTTTTGGAGTGATTTTGCTGGCCATTGCTGTCAAAATATTCACTTCACATATCGGGTCATTGTTCCCGTCATAA
- a CDS encoding VOC family protein: protein MITSVAPKLPYLDADITKEYYLSRLEFSLVSQYPDYMIMRKDAIELHFFAFPALAPKKSDFMVYLRIDQGITTFYQDLQAKGVEIHPNGRLEDKPWNMKEFALLDPNGTLLTFGQSC from the coding sequence ATGATTACATCTGTCGCTCCTAAACTGCCATACTTAGATGCTGATATAACCAAGGAATATTATCTCTCCAGGTTGGAATTTTCCTTAGTCAGTCAATATCCTGATTATATGATTATGCGCAAAGATGCCATAGAGCTTCATTTTTTTGCTTTTCCCGCCCTGGCCCCTAAAAAATCTGATTTTATGGTTTATTTGAGGATTGACCAGGGCATCACGACTTTTTATCAGGATTTACAGGCAAAAGGGGTCGAGATTCATCCGAATGGTAGATTAGAGGACAAACCCTGGAATATGAAGGAATTTGCCTTGCTGGACCCAAATGGTACTTTGCTTACATTTGGACAGTCCTGTTAA